Proteins found in one Triticum aestivum cultivar Chinese Spring chromosome 4D, IWGSC CS RefSeq v2.1, whole genome shotgun sequence genomic segment:
- the LOC123098581 gene encoding uncharacterized protein isoform X1: MGCSLNYSMPTNLMEQITRFGKGKIMFLLTAEIIDYVSENPAPNEPAEDATDEEKQEYSDELKQWTKDNKTARVYILGSLTDSLAAEYESDRTACGIMLRLEQDFGEVSLVKVLSLVNKFLTSKMGDKTVNEHFNKLCVLAEELKTAGYPFQEEVQVMVVLNSLPPSWEQFKISFCHSERTLNMRNLRKHLLMEEDRRLNSGKDKASYQPELHLGEYKNNGNRRNWTKRGGGPDLRDKINYKHDRDQRNYRDERRDRVQHGNNNNNSFHKIDKRNYKCHNCGNTGHFGSECTKKRKPNSERNNFHKDDSRKGNQSPEAGGAISWSSKKQDSVALSSMEAEYIAASEAVKEGVWLKEFLASLVVVESASYPVTIFCDNQAAIKVSKDPKFHSKTKHIEGRYHYIRDVVNRLRTVRLDYLPSVDMVADPLTKPLSQEVFCKHVCNMGLRFWN; the protein is encoded by the exons ATGGGGTGTTCGCTGAATTACTCCATGCCTACAAACTTGATGGAACAAATTACACGGTttggaaaaggaaaaatcatgtTCTTGCTTACGGCTGAGATTATTGATTATGTTTCTGAAAATCCGGCGCCTAACGAGCCAGCAGAGGATGCTACAGATGAAGAAAAGCAGGAATACAGTGATGAACTGAAGCAATGGACCAAGGACAACAAGACTGCCAGAGTGTATATCCTTGGCTCGTTGACTGATTCGTTGGCTGCGGAATATGAGTCGGATAGAACAGCTTGTGGAATAATGCTCAGGCTGGAACAAGATTTTGGAGAAGTTTCCCTTGTGAAGGTGCTTAGTCTTGTGAACAAGTTTCTGACATCGAAGATGGGTGATAAAACAGTCAATGAACACTTCAACAAGCTCTGTGTCTTGGCGGAAGAATTAAAAACTGCTGGTTATCCGTTCCAGGAGGAAGTACAAGTCATGGTTGTTCTGAATTCTTTGCCACCATCATGGGAACAGTTCAAGATTTCTTTTTGTCATTCAGAACGCACACTCAATATGAGGAACCTGAGGAAACACTTGCTGATGGAGGAGGATCGCAGGCTTAACTCAGGGAAAGATAAAGCTTCTTATCAGCCAGAGCTTCACCTTGGTGAGTACAAAAACAATGGGAACCGGAGGAACTGGACTAAGAGAGGAGGAGGACCGGACCTAAGGGACAAGATCAATTATAAACATGACAGGGATCAAAGGAACTACAGAGATGAGAGGAGGGACAGGGTGCAGcatggcaataacaacaacaactcTTTTCACAAGATTGACAAGAGGAACTACAAGTGCCATAATTGTGGTAATACAGGCCACTTCGGGTCAGAATGCACCAAGAAGAGGAAGCCGAACAGCGAAAGGAATAATTTTCACAAGGATGACAGCCGCAAGGGGAATCAATCCCCTGAAG CAGGAGGAGCTATTTCCTGGAGTAGCAAGAAGCAAGATTCTGTAGCACTTTCATCTATGGAGGCTGAATATATTGCTGCGTCCGAAGCTGTGAAAGAAGGTGTATGGTTAAAGGAGTTTCTTGCGTCTCTCGTGGTGGTGGAAAGCGCTTCATATCCTGTTACTATTTTCTGTGATAACCAGGCGGCAATCAAGGTCTCAAAGGATCCAAAGTTTCATAGCAAAACCAAACATATTGAGGGAAGGTATCATTACATTCGTGACGTCGTTAATAGATTAAGAACAGTTCGTTTAGATTATTTACCTAGTGTGGACATGGTTGCTGATCCACTGACTAAACCTCTTAGTCAGGAAGTATTTTGTAAACATGTTTGCAACATGGGACTTCGTTTCTGGAATTAG
- the LOC123098581 gene encoding uncharacterized protein isoform X3: MGCSLNYSMPTNLMEQITRFGKGKIMFLLTAEIIDYVSENPAPNEPAEDATDEEKQEYSDELKQWTKDNKTARVYILGSLTDSLAAEYESDRTACGIMLRLEQDFGEVSLVKVLSLVNKFLTSKMGDKTVNEHFNKLCVLAEELKTAGYPFQEEVQVMVVLNSLPPSWEQFKISFCHSERTLNMRNLRKHLLMEEDRRLNSGKDKASYQPELHLGEYKNNGNRRNWTKRGGGPDLRDKINYKHDRDQRNYRDERRDRVQHGNNNNNSFHKIDKRNYKCHNCGNTGHFGSECTKKRKPNSERNNFHKDDSRKGNQSPEAAGVY, encoded by the exons ATGGGGTGTTCGCTGAATTACTCCATGCCTACAAACTTGATGGAACAAATTACACGGTttggaaaaggaaaaatcatgtTCTTGCTTACGGCTGAGATTATTGATTATGTTTCTGAAAATCCGGCGCCTAACGAGCCAGCAGAGGATGCTACAGATGAAGAAAAGCAGGAATACAGTGATGAACTGAAGCAATGGACCAAGGACAACAAGACTGCCAGAGTGTATATCCTTGGCTCGTTGACTGATTCGTTGGCTGCGGAATATGAGTCGGATAGAACAGCTTGTGGAATAATGCTCAGGCTGGAACAAGATTTTGGAGAAGTTTCCCTTGTGAAGGTGCTTAGTCTTGTGAACAAGTTTCTGACATCGAAGATGGGTGATAAAACAGTCAATGAACACTTCAACAAGCTCTGTGTCTTGGCGGAAGAATTAAAAACTGCTGGTTATCCGTTCCAGGAGGAAGTACAAGTCATGGTTGTTCTGAATTCTTTGCCACCATCATGGGAACAGTTCAAGATTTCTTTTTGTCATTCAGAACGCACACTCAATATGAGGAACCTGAGGAAACACTTGCTGATGGAGGAGGATCGCAGGCTTAACTCAGGGAAAGATAAAGCTTCTTATCAGCCAGAGCTTCACCTTGGTGAGTACAAAAACAATGGGAACCGGAGGAACTGGACTAAGAGAGGAGGAGGACCGGACCTAAGGGACAAGATCAATTATAAACATGACAGGGATCAAAGGAACTACAGAGATGAGAGGAGGGACAGGGTGCAGcatggcaataacaacaacaactcTTTTCACAAGATTGACAAGAGGAACTACAAGTGCCATAATTGTGGTAATACAGGCCACTTCGGGTCAGAATGCACCAAGAAGAGGAAGCCGAACAGCGAAAGGAATAATTTTCACAAGGATGACAGCCGCAAGGGGAATCAATCCCCTGAAG CTGCAGGGGTTTACTGA
- the LOC123098581 gene encoding uncharacterized protein isoform X2, whose translation MGCSLNYSMPTNLMEQITRFGKGKIMFLLTAEIIDYVSENPAPNEPAEDATDEEKQEYSDELKQWTKDNKTARVYILGSLTDSLAAEYESDRTACGIMLRLEQDFGEVSLVKVLSLVNKFLTSKMGDKTVNEHFNKLCVLAEELKTAGYPFQEEVQVMVVLNSLPPSWEQFKISFCHSERTLNMRNLRKHLLMEEDRRLNSGKDKASYQPELHLGEYKNNGNRRNWTKRGGGPDLRDKINYKHDRDQRNYRDERRDRVQHGNNNNNSFHKIDKRNYKCHNCGNTGHFGSECTKKRKPNSERNNFHKDDSRKGNQSPEGGAISWSSKKQDSVALSSMEAEYIAASEAVKEGVWLKEFLASLVVVESASYPVTIFCDNQAAIKVSKDPKFHSKTKHIEGRYHYIRDVVNRLRTVRLDYLPSVDMVADPLTKPLSQEVFCKHVCNMGLRFWN comes from the exons ATGGGGTGTTCGCTGAATTACTCCATGCCTACAAACTTGATGGAACAAATTACACGGTttggaaaaggaaaaatcatgtTCTTGCTTACGGCTGAGATTATTGATTATGTTTCTGAAAATCCGGCGCCTAACGAGCCAGCAGAGGATGCTACAGATGAAGAAAAGCAGGAATACAGTGATGAACTGAAGCAATGGACCAAGGACAACAAGACTGCCAGAGTGTATATCCTTGGCTCGTTGACTGATTCGTTGGCTGCGGAATATGAGTCGGATAGAACAGCTTGTGGAATAATGCTCAGGCTGGAACAAGATTTTGGAGAAGTTTCCCTTGTGAAGGTGCTTAGTCTTGTGAACAAGTTTCTGACATCGAAGATGGGTGATAAAACAGTCAATGAACACTTCAACAAGCTCTGTGTCTTGGCGGAAGAATTAAAAACTGCTGGTTATCCGTTCCAGGAGGAAGTACAAGTCATGGTTGTTCTGAATTCTTTGCCACCATCATGGGAACAGTTCAAGATTTCTTTTTGTCATTCAGAACGCACACTCAATATGAGGAACCTGAGGAAACACTTGCTGATGGAGGAGGATCGCAGGCTTAACTCAGGGAAAGATAAAGCTTCTTATCAGCCAGAGCTTCACCTTGGTGAGTACAAAAACAATGGGAACCGGAGGAACTGGACTAAGAGAGGAGGAGGACCGGACCTAAGGGACAAGATCAATTATAAACATGACAGGGATCAAAGGAACTACAGAGATGAGAGGAGGGACAGGGTGCAGcatggcaataacaacaacaactcTTTTCACAAGATTGACAAGAGGAACTACAAGTGCCATAATTGTGGTAATACAGGCCACTTCGGGTCAGAATGCACCAAGAAGAGGAAGCCGAACAGCGAAAGGAATAATTTTCACAAGGATGACAGCCGCAAGGGGAATCAATCCCCTGAAG GAGGAGCTATTTCCTGGAGTAGCAAGAAGCAAGATTCTGTAGCACTTTCATCTATGGAGGCTGAATATATTGCTGCGTCCGAAGCTGTGAAAGAAGGTGTATGGTTAAAGGAGTTTCTTGCGTCTCTCGTGGTGGTGGAAAGCGCTTCATATCCTGTTACTATTTTCTGTGATAACCAGGCGGCAATCAAGGTCTCAAAGGATCCAAAGTTTCATAGCAAAACCAAACATATTGAGGGAAGGTATCATTACATTCGTGACGTCGTTAATAGATTAAGAACAGTTCGTTTAGATTATTTACCTAGTGTGGACATGGTTGCTGATCCACTGACTAAACCTCTTAGTCAGGAAGTATTTTGTAAACATGTTTGCAACATGGGACTTCGTTTCTGGAATTAG